One stretch of Planococcus sp. PAMC 21323 DNA includes these proteins:
- the cydS gene encoding cytochrome bd oxidase small subunit CydS, giving the protein MQDFMIFYAPFLVLIGAIIFGFWFSLKDGPVTKDRD; this is encoded by the coding sequence ATGCAGGATTTCATGATATTTTATGCACCTTTTCTGGTGTTAATAGGAGCTATTATTTTTGGATTTTGGTTTTCGTTAAAAGACGGCCCCGTTACAAAAGATCGGGACTAA